A window from Peromyscus eremicus chromosome 5, PerEre_H2_v1, whole genome shotgun sequence encodes these proteins:
- the LOC131910504 gene encoding calmodulin-like protein 3 produces the protein MANQLTEEQIAEFKEAFSLFDKDGDGCITTQELGTVMRSLGQNPTEAELQGMVNEIDKDGNGTVDFPEFLSMMSRKMKDTDSEEEIREAFRVFDKDGNGYVSAAELRHVMTRLGEKLSDEEVEEMIRAADIDGDGQVNYEEFVHMLVSK, from the coding sequence ATGGCCAACCAGCTGACCGAGGAGCAAATCGCTGAGTTCAAGGAGGCCTTCTCTCTGTTTGACAAGGATGGGGATGGCTGCATCACCACCCAGGAACTGGGCACAGTCATGCGGTCCCTGGGTCAGAACCCCACGGAGGCTGAGCTCCAGGGCATGGTGAATGAAATCGACAAGGACGGAAATGGCACCGTGGACTTCCCCGAGTTCCTGAGCATGATGTCCAGGAAGATGAAAGACACCGACAGCGAGGAGGAGATCCGGGAGGCCTTCCGAGTGTTCGACAAGGATGGCAACGGCTATGTCAGCGCTGCTGAGCTGAGGCACGTGATGACCAGGCTCGGGGAGAAGCTGAGTGATGAGGAGGTGGAGGAAATGATACGGGCAGCAGACATAGACGGTGATGGGCAAGTGAACTATGAGGAGTTTGTCCACATGCTGGTGTCCAAGTGA